The following coding sequences are from one Salvia hispanica cultivar TCC Black 2014 chromosome 3, UniMelb_Shisp_WGS_1.0, whole genome shotgun sequence window:
- the LOC125216624 gene encoding miltiradiene synthase KSL1, chloroplastic-like isoform X2, giving the protein MILEQLQLLWQTKHKVIYSNVTTHAMAFRLLRVKGFEVSSEELAPYADQEHVSRQTTDVAMVIELYRAAYERMYEDESGLEKILAWTTTFLKHQIQSNSIPNKKLHKLVEFYLKNYYGITKRIAVRRNLDLYDMSYYQALAVSNRFSNLCNEDFLAFARHDFNICQVQNQRDLEQLQWWYEDSRLDTLNYARETLLISYFMVSLVIDDPELSYVRIAFGKCLALVTSLDDIFDFGGSRLESYKIIELVKEWKEKPVRECGSEKIEILFKALYNTVNEIEEMACVEQGRNVRGFLVKQWLEMLLAMKIELDTWSDGVQLSFDEYISKSWMSTGSRTVLLMSSLFLGVKLSDEMLASEELSDLGRYVSMVVRLLNDMATFEREHNENKGGCVSILIANAARAGRVMTEEEAIAEIKEIAGYNIRKQMQIVYKNDTTTIFPRKVKHIFLEGCKIFYYLYSGGDEFTSPLLLMEDMKSYIFEPLPLPNQ; this is encoded by the exons ATGATTCTCGAGCAGCTGCAACT GTTATGGCAAACGAAACACAAAGTTATATATTCAAATGTCACTACCCATGCCATGGCGTTTAGACTTCTTCGTGTGAAAGGATTTGAAGTTTCATCAG AGGAATTGGCTCCATACGCGGACCAAGAGCACGTTAGCCGGCAAACAACTGATGTGGCGATGGTTATCGAGCTTTACCGAGCAGCGTACGAGAGAATGTACGAAGACGAGAGCGGTCTTGAGAAAATACTTGCTTGGACCACCACATTTCTCAAGCACCAAATTCAGAGTAACTCCATTCCTAACAAAAAATTGCACAAACTG GtggaattttatttgaagaaCTATTATGGCATAACCAAAAGAATTGCAGTTAGACGAAACCTCGACCTATATGACATGAGCTATTATCAAGCTCTAGCAGTTTCAAACAG GTTTTCTAATCTATGTAATGAAGATTTTCTAGCATTTGCAAGGcatgattttaatatttgccAAGTCCAGAACCAGAGAGATCTTGAGCAATTACAGtg GTGGTATGAAGATTCTAGGTTGGACACATTGAATTATGCAAGAGAAACATTACTCATTAGTTATTTTATGGTTTCATTAGTTATCGACGATCCTGAATTATCCTATGTTCGTATAGCCTTTGGCAAGTGTTTGGCGCTAGTAACAAGTTTAGATGATATTTTCGACTTTGGTGGTTCTCGACTAGAATCTTACAAAATCATAGAACTAGTGAAAGA ATGGAAAGAGAAGCCGGTTAGAGAGTGTGGTTctgagaaaattgaaatccTTTTTAAAGCTCTGTACAATACAGTAAATGAGATCGAAGAGATGGCTTGTGTCGAACAAGGACGTAATGTCAGAGGATTTCTTGTTAAAcag TGGTTGGAAATGCTTTTAGCTATGAAGATAGAGTTGGATACATGGTCAGATGGCGTGCAACTAAGCTTCGATGAGTACATTTCTAAATCGTGGATGTCAACCGGTAGCAGAACTGTACTTCTCATGTCGTCACTATTCCTCGGTGTAAAATTATCTGATGAAATGCTTGCAAGTGAAGAGTTGAGTGATCTAGGTAGGTATGTTTCCATGGTTGTTCGGCTGCTCAACGACATGGCCACTTTTGAG AGGGAACACAATGAAAATAAAGGAGGATGTGTGAGCATTCTGATTGCAAATGCTGCGAGAGCTGGAAGAGTTATGACAGAAGAGGAAGCTATTGCAGAGATAAAAGAAATAGCTGGTTACAATATAAGAAAACAGATGCAGATTGTCTacaaaaatgatactactacCATTTTCCCAAGAAAAGTCaaacatatatttttggaGGGATGCaagattttttattacttgTATTCGGGCGGCGACGAATTCACTTCTCCACTGCTACTCATGGAAGATATGAAATCTTACATATTTGAACCTCTACCACTTCCCAATCAATAA
- the LOC125216624 gene encoding sclareol synthase, chloroplastic-like isoform X1, with the protein MSLAFNIGVAPFSGHRVGCLSPNFPDKGLRINIAKKSCVTVKSSLTTTDLLGELKKKLKREDDDSRAAATVIPPSDIPSSLCIIDTLERLGVDRHFQSEIDTILENAYRLWQTKHKVIYSNVTTHAMAFRLLRVKGFEVSSEELAPYADQEHVSRQTTDVAMVIELYRAAYERMYEDESGLEKILAWTTTFLKHQIQSNSIPNKKLHKLVEFYLKNYYGITKRIAVRRNLDLYDMSYYQALAVSNRFSNLCNEDFLAFARHDFNICQVQNQRDLEQLQWWYEDSRLDTLNYARETLLISYFMVSLVIDDPELSYVRIAFGKCLALVTSLDDIFDFGGSRLESYKIIELVKEWKEKPVRECGSEKIEILFKALYNTVNEIEEMACVEQGRNVRGFLVKQWLEMLLAMKIELDTWSDGVQLSFDEYISKSWMSTGSRTVLLMSSLFLGVKLSDEMLASEELSDLGRYVSMVVRLLNDMATFEREHNENKGGCVSILIANAARAGRVMTEEEAIAEIKEIAGYNIRKQMQIVYKNDTTTIFPRKVKHIFLEGCKIFYYLYSGGDEFTSPLLLMEDMKSYIFEPLPLPNQ; encoded by the exons ATGTCGCTCGCCTTCAACATCGGAGTCGCCCCTTTCTCCGGCCACCGAGTTGGGTGTTTGAGCCCAAATTTTCCAG ACAAAGGATTGCGAATTAACATCGCCAAAAAATCATGTGTCACCGTTAAATCCAGCCTTACTACAACA GATTTGTTGGGGGAATTAAAGAAGAAGTTGAAGAGGGAAGACGATGATTCTCGAGCAGCTGCAACTGTAATTCCACCTTCGGATATACCCTCGAGTCTATGTATAATCGACACTCTCGAGAGACTGGGAGTCGACCGACACTTCCAATCTGAAATCGATACTATACTTGAAAACGCATATAG GTTATGGCAAACGAAACACAAAGTTATATATTCAAATGTCACTACCCATGCCATGGCGTTTAGACTTCTTCGTGTGAAAGGATTTGAAGTTTCATCAG AGGAATTGGCTCCATACGCGGACCAAGAGCACGTTAGCCGGCAAACAACTGATGTGGCGATGGTTATCGAGCTTTACCGAGCAGCGTACGAGAGAATGTACGAAGACGAGAGCGGTCTTGAGAAAATACTTGCTTGGACCACCACATTTCTCAAGCACCAAATTCAGAGTAACTCCATTCCTAACAAAAAATTGCACAAACTG GtggaattttatttgaagaaCTATTATGGCATAACCAAAAGAATTGCAGTTAGACGAAACCTCGACCTATATGACATGAGCTATTATCAAGCTCTAGCAGTTTCAAACAG GTTTTCTAATCTATGTAATGAAGATTTTCTAGCATTTGCAAGGcatgattttaatatttgccAAGTCCAGAACCAGAGAGATCTTGAGCAATTACAGtg GTGGTATGAAGATTCTAGGTTGGACACATTGAATTATGCAAGAGAAACATTACTCATTAGTTATTTTATGGTTTCATTAGTTATCGACGATCCTGAATTATCCTATGTTCGTATAGCCTTTGGCAAGTGTTTGGCGCTAGTAACAAGTTTAGATGATATTTTCGACTTTGGTGGTTCTCGACTAGAATCTTACAAAATCATAGAACTAGTGAAAGA ATGGAAAGAGAAGCCGGTTAGAGAGTGTGGTTctgagaaaattgaaatccTTTTTAAAGCTCTGTACAATACAGTAAATGAGATCGAAGAGATGGCTTGTGTCGAACAAGGACGTAATGTCAGAGGATTTCTTGTTAAAcag TGGTTGGAAATGCTTTTAGCTATGAAGATAGAGTTGGATACATGGTCAGATGGCGTGCAACTAAGCTTCGATGAGTACATTTCTAAATCGTGGATGTCAACCGGTAGCAGAACTGTACTTCTCATGTCGTCACTATTCCTCGGTGTAAAATTATCTGATGAAATGCTTGCAAGTGAAGAGTTGAGTGATCTAGGTAGGTATGTTTCCATGGTTGTTCGGCTGCTCAACGACATGGCCACTTTTGAG AGGGAACACAATGAAAATAAAGGAGGATGTGTGAGCATTCTGATTGCAAATGCTGCGAGAGCTGGAAGAGTTATGACAGAAGAGGAAGCTATTGCAGAGATAAAAGAAATAGCTGGTTACAATATAAGAAAACAGATGCAGATTGTCTacaaaaatgatactactacCATTTTCCCAAGAAAAGTCaaacatatatttttggaGGGATGCaagattttttattacttgTATTCGGGCGGCGACGAATTCACTTCTCCACTGCTACTCATGGAAGATATGAAATCTTACATATTTGAACCTCTACCACTTCCCAATCAATAA
- the LOC125216787 gene encoding MDIS1-interacting receptor like kinase 1-like, with the protein MRPHLLFPFLLYCSIAFHSALSTNQLSSLLQIKSNLIDPLNNLQNWQENSTDSDISTSPHCRWAGILCSRDGLVVRLDLSSMNLSGIISDHIQDLSSLVELNLSNNSFSSELPRVLANLTSLRSIDLSQNSFVGRFPSGLGAFPGLETVNASSNNFEGRIPDDLGNASSLQSLDFRGSFFEGSIPSSFKDLKRLRFLGLSGNNLTGRIPAELGQMESLETMIIGYNEFEGGIPKEFGDLRNLEYLDLAVGTLGGEIPKELGKLKRLTTVYLYQNRFEGRIPSEIGGLDSLVFLDLSDNMFSGEIPYEVAGLGNLKLLNLMCNNLSGLIPPKIGELRNLEVLELWRNSLEGSLPLNLGRDSPLQWLDVSSNNLSGEIPPSLCELGNLTKLILFNNSFSGPIPASLASCSSLVRVRIHNNRLSGSIPLGFGTLPRLQRLEVATNNLSGEIPQDFALSTSLSFVDVSRNRLDLSLPSSILSVGTLQTFMAASNRLVGEIPDEFQDCPSLSVLDLSCNRFSGVIPKGVASCRKLVTLNLRSNELSGEIPRAIATMPTLSVLDLSNNSLVGRIPQDFGSSPALETLNVSYNKLVGPVPSNGILMTINPDDLAGNAGLCGAILPPCSQGSIRPPGHGKAHVKHIVVGFSVGIAAIFAAGILVFAVRQVYRKWYLCSSSSFTDLFKKSSSEWPWRLVAFQRLHFTSAEILSCIKESNVVGVGGTGIVYKAETQRPHTAIAVKKLWRSEASDVESGDDLFAEVNILGKLRHRNIVRLLGYLHNEADVMMLYEYMPNGSLGAALHGKEAGRVLVDWVSRYNVALGVAQGLAYLHHDCHPPIIHRDVKSNNILLDSDFEARIADFGLARTMLHKNETVSMVAGSYGYIAPEYGYTLKVDEKSDIYSYGVVLLELLTGRAPLDPSFGESIDIVEWVRRKVKSKAKSEAALDPDIAGQCRHVQEEMILVLKIALLCTAKLPKERPSMRDVVTMLGEAKPRRKSICQRWGYGESKEKMIFAHSPVIGLL; encoded by the exons atgaggcCTCACCTCCTCTTCCCGTTCCTCCTCTACTGTTCCATTGCTTTCCATTCTGCTCTCTCCACCAATCagctctcatctctcttacaaATCAAATCCAATCTCATTGATCCACTCAACAATCTGCAAAACTGGCAAGAAAACTCCACAGATTCAGACATATCCACCTCCCCACATTGCCGTTGGGCCGGCATCCTCTGCAGCCGAGACGGCCTCGTGGTGAGGCTGGACTTGTCCAGCATGAACCTCAGTGGCATTATATCAGATCACATTCAAGACTTGAGCAGCCTTGTGGAGCTCAATCTCTCGAATAACTCGTTTTCGAGCGAGCTCCCGAGGGTTTTAGCCAATCTCACCTCACTCAGAAGCATTGATCTGAGCCAGAACAGCTTTGTTGGGAGGTTCCCTTCCGGGCTTGGGGCCTTCCCTGGGCTGGAGACGGTTAACGCCTCGAGCAACAATTTCGAAGGGCGGATCCCGGATGATCTAGGCAATGCATCTTCATTACAGAGTTTGGATTTCAGGGGGAGTTTCTTTGAAGGGTCAATTCCTTCATCTTTCAAGGATTTGAAGAGGCTGAGGTTTTTAGGCCTCTCGGGGAATAACTTGACCGGGAGGATCCCGGCCGAGTTAGGCCAGATGGAGTCGTTGGAGACGATGATTATCGGGTACAATGAGTTTGAGGGTGGGATTCCTAAGGAGTTTGGTGATTTGAGGAATCTTGAGTATCTTGATTTGGCTGTGGGGACTTTGGGAGGTGAGATTCCTAAGGAGTTGGGGAAGTTGAAGAGGCTGACAACTGTTTACTTGTATCAGAATAGATTTGAAGGGAGGATTCCTTCTGAGATTGGGGGGTTGGATTCTTTGGTGTTTCTTGATTTGTCAGATAATATGTTTTCAGGGGAGATTCCCTATGAGGTGGCAGGGCTTGGGAATCTGAAGCTGCTGAATCTCATGTGTAATAACTTGAGTGGCTTGATTCCTCCCAAGATTGGTGAGCTGAGGAATCTTGAGGTTCTTGAGCTGTGGAGGAACTCTTTGGAGGGATCTCTGCCTTTGAATCTTGGGAGAGATTCCCCCTTGCAATGGCTTGATGTTTCATCAAACAATTTGTCTGGGGAGATTCCACCTAGCTTGTGTGAGTTGGGGAATCTCACTAAGCTTATTCTGTTTAACAACTCCTTCTCGGGCCCGATCCCCGCGAGCTTGGCCAGCTGCTCGTCTCTCGTCCGTGTGAGGATTCACAACAATCGCCTCTCGGGATCCATCCCTTTGGGCTTCGGGACGCTGCCTCGGCTGCAGAGGCTGGAGGTGGCCACCAACAATTTGAGTGGGGAAATCCCTCAAGATTTTGCTCTTTCTACATCCCTCTCCTTTGTGGATGTCTCGAGGAATCGCCTTGATTTGTCGTTGCCCTCGAGCATTCTCTCCGTTGGCACTCTCCAGACGTTCATGGCGGCCTCGAACAGATTGGTGGGAGAGATCCCTGATGAGTTCCAGGACTGCCCTTCTCTGTCGGTTCTTGATCTGTCGTGCAACCGTTTCTCCGGGGTGATTCCGAAGGGCGTTGCCTCGTGTCGAAAGCTGGTGACTTTGAACCTCAGAAGCAATGAGTTGAGTGGAGAAATCCCAAGGGCTATTGCCACAATGCCAACACTCTCAGTTCTTGATTTATCCAACAACTCTCTGGTTGGGAGGATACCTCAGGACTTTGGCAGCTCACCGGCCCTTGAAACGCTTAATGTCTCGTACAACAAGCTCGTGGGGCCCGTCCCGAGCAACGGGATCTTGATGACGATCAATCCGGACGATCTGGCAGGGAATGCCGGTTTGTGTGGTGCAATACTCCCACCTTGCTCACAGGGCTCAATTAGGCCACCTGGGCATGGTAAGGCTCATGTGAAGCACATTGTGGTTGGATTTTCCGTCGGGATCGCTGCGATTTTCGCTGCGGGGATCCTCGTTTTCGCGGTGAGGCAGGTGTACAGGAAGTGGTACCTATGCAGCAGCAGCTCATTCACAGATTTGTTCAAGAAAAGCAGCTCAGAATGGCCTTGGAGGCTTGTGGCATTTCAGAGGCTGCATTTCACAAGTGCGGAGATCTTGTCTTGCATAAAGGAGTCGAACGTGGTGGGCGTGGGCGGGACGGGGATCGTGTACAAGGCCGAGACGCAGAGGCCTCACACTGCCATAGCAGTGAAGAAGCTGTGGAGATCAGAAGCAAGTGATGTGGAGAGTGGAGATGACCTCTTTGCTGAGGTGAATATCTTAGGAAAGTTGAGGCATAGGAACATCGTTAGATTGCTCGGGTATCTCCACAACGAGGCGGATGTGATGATGCTGTACGAGTACATGCCTAACGGGAGCCTTGGGGCTGCGTTACACGGGAAGGAAGCCGGTAGGGTGTTGGTGGATTGGGTTTCTAGGTACAATGTTGCTCTTGGTGTAGCGCAGGGACTTGCGTATCTTCACCACGACTGCCACCCTCCGATCATCCACAGAGACGTGAAGTCGAACAATATCCTGCTAGACTCTGATTTCGAGGCAAGGATTGCTGATTTTGGCCTTGCAAGGACAATGCTGCACAAGAATGAGACTGTTTCCATGGTGGCTGGATCATATGGCTACATTGCACCGG AGTATGGTTACACACTCAAGGTTGATGAGAAGAGTGACATATACAGCTATGGAGTAGTGCTGCTCGAGCTCTTGACCGGGAGGGCTCCTTTGGACCCTTCGTTTGGGGAGTCGATCGACATTGTCGAATGGGTGAGACGGAAAGTGAAGAGTAAGGCGAAATCCGAGGCTGCGTTGGATCCGGACATTGCAGGGCAGTGTAGGCATGTGCAAGAGGAGATGATTCTTGTGCTAAAGATTGCACTTTTGTGCACTGCTAAGCTGCCCAAGGAGAGGCCCTCGATGAGGGACGTTGTGACGATGCTCGGGGAGGCGAAGCCGAGGAGGAAGAGCATATGCCAGAGGTGGGGATATGGTGAGAGCAAGGAGAAAATGATATTTGCACATTCACCAGTTATAGGGCTATTGTAG